The Struthio camelus isolate bStrCam1 chromosome 24, bStrCam1.hap1, whole genome shotgun sequence genome includes a window with the following:
- the PPP1R15B gene encoding protein phosphatase 1 regulatory subunit 15B: protein MEPSGRERASPALGRPQPGSWLGFTLAWPKLGAPSSAPAAVASPQASPPFSWMRLVSQLLSPLPALLQRLLPAAALSSALCPAAKAAAPPPPSLLLLAEPAASLDWGEGKLPWSEEPAEPARESGPQPAQPLWGAEVARSSLVSFSVPPVDFLSYVLAPGNRLGSDDGQACSSAKSHLPQPLSAEVPVEAWRGCSGRGGLPEMELLRTKRLEFLQQRHLASRGLVVPEPDHGYHSLEEEQQHKGVCREKAGQQQAQRCGAWELKRPEEQHSTGRQPGDSCLEQEPRSSPEMAAFGGEACTDEEEDDADSEVEQNLPVSARPACANKLIGYIIGGASSGEESADDEEDWDDDDGFDSEGLLSDSDAGSQNGERLHLWNSFYSLDPYNPQNFTATIQTTSSDPEKDMPCGSDMEEEEEEDSWAEESSGSPDPSSEEDDEWECSSVDEAENLKLWNSFCTSDDPYNPFNFKAPFQTAGKKGRPSLQGTERLGLVTSECSHLTVCPVQLEKQNCDITDSVQQGILSGEKCGSSKRKKVTFLEKVTEYYISSEEDRKGPWEELARDGCRFQKRIQETEDAIGYCLTTEHRQKVFNRLQETYYKRLDLL, encoded by the exons ATGGAGCCGAGCGGCCGCGAGCGGGCGAGCCCCGCGCTggggcggccccagcccggctcctGGCTCGGCTTCACCTTGGCCTGGCCCAAGCTGGGCGCCCCCagctcggcgcccgccgccgtcGCCTCGCCCCAGGCGAGCCCGCCCTTCTCCTGGATGCGGCTGGTGTCGCAGCTGCTCTCGCCGCTGCCCGCCTTGCTGCAgcggctgctgcccgccgccgcgctgagCAGCGCCCTCTGCCCCGCCGCCaaggccgccgccccgccgccgccgtcgctgctgctgctcgccgagcccgccgcctcGCTCGACTGGGGCGAGGGGAAGCTGCCCTGGTCGGAGGAgcccgcggagccggcgcgggaGAGCGGCCCGCAGCCCGCCCAGCCCCTCTGGGGAGCCGAGGTCGCTCGCAGCAGCCTGGTCTCCTTCTCCGTTCCGCCTGTGGACTTTCTCTCCTACGTGCTGGCGCCCGGTAACCGCCTAGGCTCGGACGACGGCCAGGCCTGCTCTTCCGCTAAGAGCCATCTGCCGCAGCCCCTGAGCGCCGAGGTCCCCGTGGAGGCCTGGCGAGGATGCTCGGGTCGGGGCGGCCTGCCGGAAATGGAGCTCCTGCGGACCAAGCGCCTGGAGTTTCTCCAGCAGCGACATTTGGCCAGCCGTGGCCTGGTTGTGCCAGAGCCGGACCACGGCTATCACAGCCtcgaggaggagcagcagcataaGGGCGTCTGTCGAGaaaaggcagggcagcagcaggcgcagcggTGTGGTGCCTGGGAGCTGAAGCGTCCCgaggagcagcacagcacagggagGCAGCCTGGAGACAGCTGCTTGGAACAGGAACCGAGGAGTTCCCCTGAGATGGCTGCTTTTGGGGGGGAAGCCTGTACTGACGAAGAGGAAGATGATGCAGACTCTGAGGTAGAGCAAAACTTGCCAGTTTCAGCCAGGCCCGCCTGTGCTAATAAACTAATAGGTTATATCATAGGGGGAGCTTCCAGTGGGGAGGAGAGTGCAGATGATGAGGAAGACTGGGATGACGACGATGGGTTCGATAGCGAAGGGCTTCTCTCGGATTCAGATGCTGGGAGCCAGAACGGGGAAAGATTGCATCTCTGGAATTCCTTCTACAGTTTGGATCCTTACAACCCTCAGAACTTCACAGCTACCATTCAGACAACTTCCAGTGATCCAGAAAAGGATATGCCCTGTGGGTCAGAtatggaagaagaagaggaggaggattccTGGGCAGAGGAGTCTTCAGGCTCTCCTGACCCTAGTTCTGAAGAGGATGACGAATGGGAGTGTAGTAGTGTGGATGAGGCAGAAAATTTGAAACTTTGGAATTCATTCTGTACCTCAGATGATCCATATAATCCTTTTAATTTCAAAGCGCCCtttcaaacagcaggaaaaaaagggaggccTAGTTTACAAGGAACAGAGAGGCTGGGTTTGGTCACTTCTGAGTGTAGTCACTTAACAGTCTGTCCGGTACAGCTGGAAAAGCAGAATTGTGACATCACAGACTCTGTGCAGCAGGGCATTCTTTCTGGTGAGAAATGTGGAAGTTCCAAGAGAAAAAAG GTAACCTTCCTTGAAAAAGTTACTGAGTATTATATAAGCAGTGAGGAGGATCGTAAAGGACCCTGGGAAGAACTTGCGCGAGATGGGTGCAGATTCCAGAAACGGATCCAAGAAACAGA